The window tttctttctgtttttttcttacagaCCGTTTCCATAGTGAGCAACACTATGTTGTTATGTTTAGATTCCTGTATATACACAGCTACCTTAGTCAGGAAGGAAATGACAGCTGAATGTGCAAACAGGATGGAGGGAGTAGGGTGGTTTGGCTGAGGCCAACAGGAAGTTCTTTGTGCATTAATATGTCAGATAAACCAACCATAATTACTTTCAGAGTGCAACAAAGTTGGAATTCCTCAagtcattaaacactttaatTTCCATTGTCAGAAATGTATTTGCTAAATAGCTGCACTGCTGCGGCCTGGATAATGGAAAACTCAGATTATTGTGTGCATTGCATGGTTAGTACCCTGCTCACGCTCCTGTCTTCAGGTTGTCATCGGCTTCTTTTCTAATCCATCTAACCCTGACAGTATGGCAAATattcttatttgtttcatacATAGTAGAGATTTGAGACAGATGAAGAGCGCACTAACTTCAAATGATAAATGAGCCTCTTGAGGTGTGAAAGTGGCGACCAACAAAAAGATGCTCACTTTTAGAAAGTCTCCTCAATCTAAAAGTTTCAAAGTAACAGCTCCTCATAAATAACAGAACATTCAGTGGAAACACATTCACTGGATTGATTGCATCTGTGGGTGTGAGCGGGGCAGGCATCGGTATGTGAACACTATTAAATCTATCAGATATTAGAATGCTGCCAGGGAGTGGAGTTTGCTGAGCTACCAGCCTATCTAACATTGACTTTCCCTTCCATTAGGATTACAATGGCAAACAGAGGTCCCTCCTATGGTCTGACCCGTGAGGTTCAGAGTAAGATTGATAAGAAATACGATCCAGAACTGGAGGAAAGGCTGGTGGAGTGGATCGTTGCCCAGTGTGGATCTGGAGTCGGTCGGCCCCAGCCCAACAAGACAGGCTTCCAAAACTGGCTCAAGGATGGATGTGTGAGTTCTAGTTTTGCAGAAGTGTAAATGTCCTTATAAAGCATTGTAATTCACTTTATGTGCAGTGTATTGAGAGGACTCCGTGTGTGTCTAGGTGCTGTGTGAGCTCATCAACAGCCTGTATGGCGCCAACAAGCCAATCAAGACCATCAAGAGCTCTGGCATGGCATTCAAGCAGATGGAGCAAATCTCCATGTTcctcagagcagctgaaagttaCGGAGTCACCAAAACTGACATCTTTCAGACTGTAGACCTCTTTGAGGGTAAGATAACCAACCAACCAGAGCTTTTCTTTACTGTAACAATTGAGACTCAAGAGGGAAAATACAGTACAGGTTCTCCTCCTTGTATTTCCGTGGGCTCTGTTGAATTGAGGATGTTGCATGTCTGCAGGCAAAGATCTGGCTGCTGTCCAGAGGACCCTGATGGCTCTGGGAAGTGTGGCTGTCACAAAGGGTGATGGGAATTACAAAGGAGACCCCAGCTGGTTCCATAAGTAAGCTTTTCCTCCTTGTCCTGTAAATATGCTAGCCTCTGAGGAAAGATGAAACGCAAAGGAGGTTTGAGCACTGACTGacgtctgtttgtgtgtgtgcagaaaagCCCAGGAGAACAGGAGAGATTTCTCGGAGGA of the Maylandia zebra isolate NMK-2024a linkage group LG10, Mzebra_GT3a, whole genome shotgun sequence genome contains:
- the LOC101483357 gene encoding transgelin, coding for MANRGPSYGLTREVQSKIDKKYDPELEERLVEWIVAQCGSGVGRPQPNKTGFQNWLKDGCVLCELINSLYGANKPIKTIKSSGMAFKQMEQISMFLRAAESYGVTKTDIFQTVDLFEGKDLAAVQRTLMALGSVAVTKGDGNYKGDPSWFHKKAQENRRDFSEEQLKEGQSVIGLQMGTNKGASQAGMTGYGRPRQIINNP